The following coding sequences are from one Treponema parvum window:
- the purA gene encoding adenylosuccinate synthase, translated as MNVVVMGAQWGDEGKGKIVDFLAEKAKYVVRYAGGANAGHTIVVDGKKYALHQIPSGILHPQKSVFLGSGMVIDPEALFKELQMLSDNGIKWEGRVFISDRAHIVLPCYRKMDKDRDAARKRPIGTTGRGIGTTYSMKSERDGIRLADMDWDERIADLDKDDRDFLAPYTERLLAMRVDIAAKMWEYRNENILFEGAQGAMLDLDSGTYPYVSSGASCASGASSGAGVGPRRLDRILGVFKAYQTRVGNGPMPTEFNASTESELCEFIRNTGNEFGVTTGRPRRCGYLDLVALRYACHVNSIDSLVLTHLDIYDSMDEIEACIAYEIDGKIVTDFPASIPALNKVKPVLQKFKGWKTPLSSSSSYKKMPKEAKDYVEFIESFTGTPVGIVSVGAERSATYCRIDPWGNKI; from the coding sequence ATGAACGTTGTTGTTATGGGCGCGCAATGGGGCGACGAAGGAAAGGGCAAGATAGTTGATTTTTTAGCGGAAAAGGCAAAATACGTCGTTCGCTATGCCGGCGGAGCGAATGCAGGGCATACCATAGTTGTGGACGGCAAAAAATATGCTTTGCACCAAATTCCTTCAGGAATTTTGCATCCTCAAAAATCGGTTTTTTTGGGTTCCGGCATGGTTATAGATCCGGAAGCTCTGTTTAAAGAACTGCAAATGCTAAGCGATAACGGCATAAAATGGGAAGGACGCGTGTTTATTTCCGACCGCGCTCATATAGTTCTTCCCTGTTACAGAAAGATGGATAAAGATCGCGACGCTGCGAGAAAACGTCCGATCGGTACAACCGGCCGCGGAATAGGGACGACATATTCGATGAAATCCGAACGCGACGGAATTCGCCTTGCGGATATGGATTGGGACGAAAGAATTGCCGATCTGGACAAGGACGACAGGGATTTCCTTGCGCCGTATACGGAAAGACTTCTTGCCATGCGGGTGGATATCGCCGCAAAGATGTGGGAATACCGTAATGAAAATATATTGTTCGAAGGCGCGCAGGGCGCAATGCTCGATCTTGACAGCGGTACTTACCCCTATGTTTCATCCGGAGCTTCGTGCGCTTCGGGCGCTTCAAGCGGCGCGGGCGTAGGCCCCAGAAGGCTTGACAGAATATTGGGCGTTTTTAAGGCTTATCAAACACGCGTAGGGAACGGCCCTATGCCGACGGAATTTAACGCGTCTACTGAGAGCGAGCTTTGCGAATTTATACGAAATACAGGAAATGAATTCGGCGTTACTACGGGGCGCCCGCGCCGCTGCGGTTATCTTGACCTTGTGGCTCTGCGCTATGCCTGCCATGTGAACTCAATAGATTCCCTTGTTTTGACGCATCTTGACATTTACGACTCGATGGATGAGATCGAAGCCTGTATCGCTTATGAAATTGACGGAAAAATAGTTACCGATTTTCCTGCAAGCATTCCCGCTTTAAACAAAGTGAAGCCCGTCCTTCAAAAATTCAAAGGCTGGAAAACTCCGCTCAGTTCGTCGTCTTCATACAAAAAAATGCCTAAAGAAGCGAAAGATTACGTGGAATTTATCGAATCGTTTACGGGAACGCCTGTGGGGATAGTTTCGGTAGGGGCGGAACGCAGCGCGACTTATTGTCGCATAGATCCTTGGGGAAATAAAATATAG
- a CDS encoding ATP-dependent helicase, translated as MSFETYLSVLNPQQREAVEHSGSPLLILAGAGSGKTRVITTKIAYLISQKNINARNILAVTFTKKAAREMAERAVRLEPLAADAQIRTFHSFGAWFLRRFADRAGVDKNFTVYDDDDMVTLVSKAVPKLNRQSAAKAAHKIALAKDYCLTPDSKELIDVESSAEFPEIYAAYEGRLRSTGNVDFGDLIMLPVLILQNDENIRRQIQYRFKVIMVDEYQDSNVAQFKFLEALSGIQDNNPAYLCVVGDDDQSIYRFRGAEVQNILNFQDHFPGTKLIRLEQNYRSTVQILAVADKVVKKNESRLGKTLKADRGEGSKPILVFCPTQDEETQFCANLIKEAKKKGCPYSEWAVLYRTNAQSLGFESEFLRQKIPYVVVGSLKFYEREEIKDILAFLALTANPRDEIAFRRVVNKPSRGIGEKSQETIIACAHAKAAVSQVASVPGDDALSSDTGESSATGLVEAAREIVNGKDGFEGISKKAKEGLSDFVKMMDLFSDFAGMNDVDSEPDKEGREDGTKGNASDDAEKETDAASKRIAASSNNVPPWKKKAEKLSSLIEKIAEMSGILDYHKDHDEISGTQRAANIQELINNAVLYPCSRKGLLDFLDTIELDRSLDEASNSNIEQTDCVTLITLHNTKGLEFHRVIITGLENGIFPREDKTGADLEEERRLFYVGITRAQDQLYITSCSVRRLYGRVEYMQPSRFLLEAGSSLFQVLGDVPPSYAAAVRSQDDVSSLSGLPDEEKFTETEKGGAFSDWKKGSKIYHDDYGYGQIINAFSRSGEYVITVMFEGGGIKQFIPKYQSHNMMIVKD; from the coding sequence ATGTCTTTTGAAACTTATCTTTCCGTCTTAAATCCCCAGCAGCGGGAAGCTGTAGAACATTCGGGTTCTCCTCTTTTGATCTTGGCGGGAGCCGGCTCTGGTAAGACTCGCGTGATAACCACAAAGATCGCCTATCTTATCTCTCAAAAAAACATTAACGCGCGCAATATTCTGGCCGTCACTTTTACAAAAAAAGCCGCGCGAGAAATGGCGGAAAGAGCCGTGCGCCTTGAGCCCCTTGCCGCCGACGCTCAGATCAGGACGTTTCACTCGTTCGGGGCGTGGTTTTTACGGAGGTTTGCCGACAGAGCCGGGGTGGACAAGAATTTTACAGTATACGATGACGACGATATGGTCACCCTTGTGTCCAAGGCCGTGCCCAAGCTTAACAGGCAAAGCGCGGCAAAAGCCGCTCATAAGATAGCGCTCGCAAAAGATTATTGCCTTACACCCGACAGCAAAGAGTTAATAGATGTGGAAAGTTCTGCAGAATTCCCTGAGATTTACGCGGCCTACGAAGGGCGCCTTCGGTCTACGGGGAACGTCGACTTTGGCGATCTTATAATGCTGCCTGTCCTGATTTTGCAAAATGACGAAAATATCCGGCGCCAAATTCAGTACAGGTTTAAAGTCATAATGGTAGACGAATATCAGGACTCGAATGTCGCTCAATTTAAATTTCTGGAAGCGCTTTCGGGCATACAAGACAATAATCCAGCCTATCTCTGCGTAGTGGGCGACGACGATCAGTCGATATACCGCTTCCGCGGCGCGGAAGTGCAAAACATTTTGAATTTTCAAGATCATTTTCCCGGAACAAAACTTATACGTCTTGAACAAAATTACCGCTCTACGGTACAAATTTTGGCCGTCGCCGACAAGGTTGTAAAAAAGAATGAGAGCCGATTGGGAAAAACGCTCAAAGCCGACCGCGGTGAAGGATCGAAGCCGATTTTAGTCTTTTGTCCTACGCAGGATGAAGAAACGCAATTCTGCGCAAATCTTATAAAAGAAGCCAAAAAGAAGGGCTGCCCCTACAGCGAATGGGCGGTTTTATACAGAACTAACGCGCAATCGCTCGGCTTTGAAAGCGAATTTTTACGGCAAAAAATCCCTTACGTAGTGGTAGGCTCTCTCAAATTTTACGAGAGGGAAGAAATAAAGGACATACTGGCCTTTTTAGCCTTAACTGCAAATCCCAGGGATGAAATTGCTTTTCGCCGCGTAGTAAACAAACCGTCGCGCGGAATAGGCGAAAAATCCCAAGAGACAATCATAGCCTGTGCGCACGCAAAGGCCGCCGTGTCGCAGGTCGCTTCGGTTCCGGGCGACGACGCTCTTTCAAGCGATACGGGCGAGTCTTCTGCAACAGGCTTAGTCGAAGCCGCCCGCGAGATTGTAAACGGAAAAGACGGTTTTGAAGGCATAAGCAAAAAGGCGAAAGAAGGACTTTCGGACTTTGTAAAGATGATGGATCTTTTTTCGGATTTTGCAGGCATGAATGATGTCGATTCCGAGCCGGATAAAGAAGGCCGTGAAGACGGAACAAAAGGAAATGCTTCGGATGACGCCGAAAAAGAAACCGACGCCGCTTCAAAAAGAATTGCCGCTTCGTCAAACAACGTTCCGCCGTGGAAGAAAAAAGCTGAAAAACTTTCGTCGCTTATTGAAAAGATCGCCGAAATGTCCGGAATCCTCGACTATCATAAAGATCATGATGAAATTTCAGGAACTCAGAGAGCCGCAAACATTCAGGAACTTATAAACAACGCCGTCTTATACCCCTGTTCCCGTAAGGGACTTCTGGATTTTTTGGATACGATAGAACTCGATCGATCCCTTGACGAAGCTTCGAATTCGAATATAGAACAGACGGACTGTGTTACGCTTATAACGCTTCATAATACCAAGGGACTGGAATTTCACCGCGTGATCATTACCGGCCTTGAAAACGGCATTTTCCCGCGCGAAGACAAGACGGGCGCGGATTTGGAAGAAGAAAGACGCTTGTTTTACGTGGGCATAACGCGGGCGCAGGATCAGCTGTACATTACTTCTTGTTCCGTGCGGCGTCTTTACGGAAGAGTGGAGTACATGCAGCCAAGCCGTTTTTTACTTGAAGCGGGAAGCTCTTTGTTTCAGGTTTTGGGCGACGTTCCGCCTTCCTACGCCGCAGCCGTGCGCTCTCAAGACGATGTTTCTTCTTTATCGGGTTTACCGGACGAAGAAAAATTTACCGAAACGGAAAAAGGCGGCGCCTTTTCGGATTGGAAAAAGGGCTCTAAAATTTATCATGACGATTACGGATACGGACAGATCATAAATGCGTTTTCGCGGTCGGGAGAATATGTGATTACGGTTATGTTTGAAGGCGGCGGAATAAAACAGTTCATCCCCAAATACCAAAGCCACAATATGATGATCGTAAAAGACTGA
- a CDS encoding L-ribulose-5-phosphate 3-epimerase, whose translation MKHKYALGMYEKAVPADLSWKEKLTAAKDARYDFMEVSIDETDEKLSRLDMTKTELRRIIDAQFETELPIRSLCLSAHRKYPLGSNDPKIEAKSLEIMEKSLEFSAKIGVRVIMLAGYDVYYETSTEETVLRFGRNLEKCVEMASRSGIILAFETMETPFMNTTEKAMNYVNKINSAFLSVYPDIGNINNAAITYGNDVLDDLKKAQGHIVGLHLKETVPGKFRDMMYGQGIVDFPSAIKTAWEMGVRRYVTEFWYLGEADWKERLSFARKTMGNLLDIQEKRAT comes from the coding sequence ATGAAACACAAGTATGCGCTCGGTATGTATGAAAAAGCGGTCCCTGCGGATCTTTCATGGAAAGAAAAACTTACCGCGGCAAAAGACGCGAGATACGACTTTATGGAAGTCAGCATAGACGAAACCGATGAAAAACTTTCCCGGCTGGATATGACGAAAACGGAACTTAGACGGATAATAGACGCCCAGTTTGAAACGGAGCTCCCCATACGATCCCTGTGCCTTTCCGCCCATAGGAAATATCCCTTGGGAAGTAACGATCCGAAGATCGAGGCAAAAAGCCTTGAGATCATGGAAAAATCCTTGGAATTTTCGGCGAAAATAGGCGTGCGGGTGATAATGCTTGCAGGCTACGACGTTTATTACGAAACTTCCACAGAAGAGACGGTTTTACGATTCGGCCGCAACCTTGAAAAATGCGTCGAGATGGCCAGCCGCAGCGGAATAATTTTGGCGTTCGAAACAATGGAAACTCCTTTTATGAACACAACCGAAAAGGCGATGAACTACGTGAATAAAATAAACAGCGCCTTTCTTTCGGTTTATCCCGACATAGGAAATATAAACAACGCCGCGATAACTTACGGAAATGACGTACTGGATGACCTTAAGAAAGCGCAAGGTCACATAGTGGGATTGCATCTTAAAGAAACCGTGCCCGGGAAATTCCGCGACATGATGTACGGCCAAGGAATCGTAGACTTTCCTTCAGCCATAAAAACCGCGTGGGAAATGGGCGTGCGGCGTTATGTTACGGAATTCTGGTACCTGGGAGAAGCAGACTGGAAAGAGCGGCTCTCTTTTGCCAGAAAGACTATGGGAAACTTATTGGATATTCAGGAAAAACGAGCGACATAA
- a CDS encoding type II toxin-antitoxin system RelE/ParE family toxin, with product MYKIEYLPCALDDLKEIAGYIMDKLDNPIAAENLVKEIVEKVDLLSDFPYSAPCYMPIKSLTHEYRKLLVKNYFIFYKVNETEKTVTVARIIYARRNIGTLLENT from the coding sequence ATGTACAAAATTGAATATTTGCCGTGCGCTTTGGACGATTTAAAAGAAATAGCCGGTTATATTATGGACAAATTAGATAATCCCATTGCTGCTGAAAATTTAGTAAAAGAAATCGTTGAAAAAGTTGACTTACTTTCCGATTTTCCTTATTCAGCGCCGTGTTACATGCCTATAAAATCGCTGACGCACGAATATCGTAAACTGCTGGTTAAGAATTATTTTATATTTTACAAGGTCAATGAAACTGAAAAAACAGTGACTGTCGCCCGTATAATATACGCGCGAAGAAATATAGGGACTTTGTTGGAGAACACTTGA
- a CDS encoding helix-turn-helix domain-containing protein, whose translation MESYGQILKNKREEKKLDIDKIAHDITISRQYLKALEDEDESAFPGEPYLYGFLKSYAEYLGLNPDSVTVLYKNKKIQESDIPEGLLFKRKRYLSLPLILCGLLILLALTGSVVFFTVFRKNINKNTETVAVGEKFQSREYDLTDGGFSKRLYKGDKIIVPSEEGNVILMVAGTLGSLKLDTPAGRQKIDLAEELLIDIAGNAKSELVVYVSDISARDESRGAEVSMILRKTSGEIPSTDVSSVEETKLADTMKVLLSDTRAYPFTINATFHGACVFRSVVDGGEASEAYYTRGEIVTMTPKNGVRLWMSNGNTVHLQMIANGQTTNLDIGKAGKVAVQDIKWIKDTDGLYKVVVSEVD comes from the coding sequence ATGGAAAGTTACGGGCAGATATTGAAGAACAAGCGTGAAGAAAAAAAACTTGATATCGATAAAATCGCTCATGATATCACCATTTCCAGGCAGTATCTTAAGGCTCTTGAAGATGAAGACGAAAGCGCTTTTCCCGGCGAGCCGTATTTATACGGATTTTTAAAAAGCTACGCCGAATATTTAGGACTCAATCCCGATTCCGTAACCGTTCTGTATAAAAATAAAAAAATTCAGGAAAGCGACATTCCCGAAGGTTTGTTATTTAAAAGAAAAAGGTATCTTTCTTTGCCTCTTATTCTTTGCGGATTGTTAATCCTTTTAGCATTGACAGGATCCGTCGTCTTTTTTACCGTTTTTAGAAAAAATATCAATAAAAATACGGAAACGGTCGCCGTAGGTGAAAAATTTCAAAGCCGAGAGTATGATCTGACGGACGGCGGTTTTTCAAAGAGACTTTACAAGGGCGATAAAATAATTGTTCCTTCGGAGGAAGGCAATGTGATCCTCATGGTTGCAGGAACGCTCGGTTCTCTTAAATTGGACACGCCTGCAGGGCGTCAGAAAATCGATCTGGCGGAAGAATTATTGATCGATATTGCGGGCAATGCAAAGTCCGAATTGGTCGTTTACGTTTCGGATATTTCCGCAAGGGATGAATCGCGCGGGGCTGAAGTTTCCATGATATTAAGAAAAACTTCCGGCGAAATTCCCTCTACCGACGTTTCTTCCGTAGAAGAGACAAAACTTGCGGACACTATGAAGGTGCTGCTCTCAGATACCCGCGCTTATCCTTTTACGATAAATGCCACTTTCCACGGTGCTTGCGTTTTCCGTTCCGTAGTTGACGGCGGAGAGGCTTCCGAAGCTTATTACACAAGAGGCGAAATAGTTACTATGACGCCCAAAAACGGAGTAAGGCTCTGGATGTCTAACGGTAACACGGTTCATCTTCAAATGATCGCGAACGGGCAGACGACGAATCTCGACATAGGTAAGGCGGGAAAAGTTGCCGTACAGGATATTAAGTGGATCAAAGATACCGACGGGCTTTATAAAGTGGTTGTAAGTGAAGTTGACTGA
- a CDS encoding type II toxin-antitoxin system Phd/YefM family antitoxin produces the protein MKTIRPVSDLRNNFTDISEIIHKTQQPVFLTKNGYADMVVMSMELFEDMQFESEIYYKLQEAEKQASLTGKRFSSKEVLKELRNVIVK, from the coding sequence ATGAAAACAATACGTCCTGTTTCTGATTTGCGCAATAATTTTACCGATATTTCGGAAATCATACATAAAACGCAGCAGCCGGTATTTCTTACAAAAAACGGTTATGCCGATATGGTTGTGATGAGTATGGAACTTTTTGAGGATATGCAATTTGAAAGTGAAATTTATTATAAATTACAAGAGGCTGAAAAGCAAGCCTCGTTGACAGGAAAACGGTTTTCCTCAAAAGAAGTACTGAAGGAACTGCGAAACGTAATCGTAAAATAA
- the rimO gene encoding 30S ribosomal protein S12 methylthiotransferase RimO, with protein sequence MKLTDPEKRFFLDQHGCAKNKVDGELLIDRLCAMGFAQSFDPSKADLIIVNSCGFIESAKKESLEALYSARSRFPEAKILLAGCLAERYAKIFDSELPEADGIFGNGDLSKIDDTVIKMFSGARPVMTPAQKGVCCGDRSMLLTFRGSAYVKITEGCDNRCSFCAIPLIRGNLRSRPAVDIISEIKRLISKGVYEINLIGQDSAAWGTGEEDDVFGNGPENLFIGAAFEKPASDKTAFFEQGSSLSRLLRMISALEGNFRLRLLYIHPDHFNRNILPVIRSDKRILPYFDIPFQSGDDEIIRSMNRTGNAKSYKRLIEDIRRVLPDAVVRTTFLTGFPGETDEKFENTCKFLKDIRPDWSGCFSYSREEDTPSYGYKGRVSKKIAEKRAKDLSDIQKKITAESLLRRVNKDYDVMVEEVLDAADGENLGFAIGRAWFQAPEVDGSVVIRYDRNDSSALKALKPGRLVRVRAVAAGDVDLDAVFTADSPENKGIREQSKTLLFAPEIDDESK encoded by the coding sequence GTGAAGTTGACTGATCCTGAGAAACGTTTTTTTTTAGATCAGCACGGATGCGCCAAAAACAAGGTTGACGGCGAGCTTTTGATAGACAGGCTTTGCGCCATGGGCTTTGCACAGAGTTTTGATCCTTCAAAAGCCGATCTCATAATAGTTAATTCCTGCGGATTTATCGAAAGCGCAAAAAAAGAATCTCTTGAAGCGCTGTATTCCGCGCGGAGCCGCTTTCCTGAAGCGAAGATCCTGCTCGCGGGCTGTCTTGCGGAGCGTTATGCGAAGATTTTCGATTCGGAGCTTCCCGAAGCCGACGGCATATTCGGTAACGGCGATCTTTCCAAAATCGACGACACGGTCATAAAAATGTTTTCGGGCGCAAGGCCGGTTATGACGCCCGCTCAAAAAGGCGTATGCTGCGGGGATCGTTCGATGCTTCTTACGTTCCGCGGTTCGGCCTATGTTAAAATCACGGAAGGGTGCGATAACCGCTGTTCTTTTTGCGCCATACCTCTGATCCGCGGAAACCTCAGAAGCCGTCCTGCCGTCGACATAATAAGCGAGATAAAGCGGCTCATCTCAAAAGGCGTGTATGAAATAAATCTTATAGGGCAGGATTCCGCCGCATGGGGTACGGGCGAAGAAGACGACGTATTCGGCAACGGCCCTGAAAATCTTTTCATCGGCGCCGCGTTTGAAAAGCCTGCGTCCGATAAAACCGCATTCTTCGAACAGGGATCTTCTCTTTCCCGCCTTTTAAGAATGATATCTGCGCTTGAAGGGAACTTCCGCCTTAGATTGCTTTACATTCATCCCGATCATTTTAACCGCAACATTTTACCGGTGATCAGGAGCGACAAGAGGATTCTCCCTTATTTTGACATTCCGTTTCAGTCGGGCGACGATGAAATTATACGCTCGATGAACCGGACGGGAAATGCAAAGTCGTATAAAAGACTTATAGAGGATATCCGCCGCGTTTTGCCGGACGCGGTTGTGCGCACGACTTTTTTGACGGGATTCCCCGGCGAAACCGATGAAAAATTTGAAAATACGTGCAAATTCCTAAAAGACATACGCCCGGACTGGTCGGGTTGTTTTTCGTACAGCAGAGAAGAAGACACCCCTTCTTACGGTTATAAAGGACGGGTTTCAAAGAAGATTGCAGAAAAGAGGGCAAAAGACCTTTCGGACATTCAAAAAAAAATTACGGCAGAGTCCCTTTTACGGCGGGTAAACAAAGATTATGACGTTATGGTCGAAGAAGTTTTGGATGCGGCGGACGGCGAGAACTTGGGATTTGCGATAGGGCGGGCGTGGTTTCAGGCTCCCGAAGTGGACGGTTCCGTCGTCATCCGCTATGACAGAAACGACTCCTCCGCCTTAAAAGCTTTGAAGCCCGGACGATTGGTTCGCGTGCGCGCGGTCGCTGCAGGAGATGTAGATCTGGACGCGGTATTTACGGCAGACTCACCCGAAAACAAGGGCATACGGGAACAGAGCAAAACTCTGCTTTTTGCTCCGGAAATAGATGATGAGTCAAAATAA
- a CDS encoding M28 family peptidase → MEKFSTDFLNAYKQFTAMDCDRCAFIREYLASRGVDSSVIPIDERRHIHVSFSSTAYSPLFRIKTIIAHYDRTPGSPGANDNSSSVISVMNLAARLSKMGGVHNVRIFFTDGEEFSQKITEHEIGAAEAIQNNAERQNASKNGSLREAADEEIFSKRAASVRQIGSYALVNHLKKLGLKNDDVYVFDCTGRGTVPILGETDLPEGTPQSLKRQFSDLENRTKALIRSVSPQFLTLPISYSDNAAFLACQIPALVITMLPEDEAVSYMKNLLKSKELKNFVLRRHIGAAQDLKPKSFAADYEDSVLLKEFEIRSKLPDTWKLFHTEYDSIESLTPESFTVMEKILDTLALSKTMA, encoded by the coding sequence ATGGAAAAATTTTCTACCGATTTTCTTAACGCATACAAGCAATTTACAGCCATGGATTGCGATCGCTGCGCCTTTATCCGCGAATACCTTGCATCGCGCGGCGTAGACAGTTCCGTAATCCCGATCGACGAAAGACGACACATTCACGTAAGTTTTTCATCAACGGCGTACAGCCCGCTCTTCCGCATAAAAACGATAATAGCGCATTACGACAGAACGCCCGGAAGTCCCGGCGCAAACGACAACTCTTCGTCCGTCATAAGCGTTATGAACCTTGCAGCGCGGCTTTCAAAAATGGGAGGCGTCCACAACGTAAGGATATTTTTTACGGACGGCGAAGAATTTTCCCAAAAAATAACCGAACATGAAATCGGGGCCGCTGAAGCAATTCAAAATAACGCCGAGCGGCAGAATGCGTCGAAAAATGGCAGCCTCAGGGAAGCAGCGGACGAGGAGATTTTTTCAAAGCGGGCGGCAAGCGTAAGGCAGATAGGATCTTACGCTCTCGTAAATCATTTAAAAAAACTGGGACTTAAAAATGACGACGTATACGTTTTTGACTGTACGGGACGCGGAACCGTCCCGATTTTAGGCGAAACCGATTTGCCTGAAGGAACGCCTCAATCATTAAAAAGACAGTTTTCAGACCTTGAAAATCGCACAAAGGCGCTCATACGCTCGGTATCTCCGCAATTTCTTACGCTGCCCATTTCGTACAGCGACAACGCAGCCTTTTTGGCATGCCAAATTCCCGCCCTTGTGATCACCATGCTGCCGGAAGACGAAGCCGTAAGCTATATGAAAAACCTGTTAAAATCGAAGGAATTAAAGAATTTCGTTCTGCGCCGTCACATAGGAGCCGCTCAGGATTTAAAACCAAAGTCTTTTGCCGCAGACTATGAAGATTCCGTTTTGCTTAAGGAATTTGAAATAAGAAGCAAACTCCCCGACACTTGGAAACTCTTTCACACCGAGTACGATTCCATCGAAAGTCTTACACCCGAAAGTTTTACCGTCATGGAAAAAATTCTTGACACATTGGCCTTATCAAAGACTATGGCGTAA
- a CDS encoding DUF362 domain-containing protein, with protein MEKAKVYFTDFRTKGSEDLLKKLQRLIKTAGIGNIDFSGKFTAIKIHFGEPGNISYLRPNYAKAVADSIKDLGGVPFLTDCNTLYVGQRKNAIDHLEAAYLNGFSPFSTGCHVIIADGLKGTDEAYVPFPEGEYVKEAKVGRALMDADVLVSLTHFKLHELTGIGGAIKNIGMGGGSRAGKMEQHNAGKPLVNEELCIGCGQCAKGCAHGAITFFDSAGVEGKAGRGMVARINHVLCAGCGRCIGNCNQDAIYPSEDNSMETLSCKMAEYAAAIVKNRPQFHISLIVDVSPYCDCHSQNDAPVIADVGMFASFDAVALDQACCDAMLRQPPLPNTVMDNIKIINHDVSRSFHPTTDWRVQLLHAEKIGMGTREYDLIKV; from the coding sequence ATGGAAAAGGCGAAGGTTTATTTTACCGATTTTAGAACAAAGGGCAGCGAAGACCTGCTTAAAAAACTTCAGCGGCTCATAAAAACTGCGGGAATAGGCAATATAGATTTTAGCGGAAAATTTACGGCGATAAAGATTCATTTCGGAGAGCCGGGGAATATTTCTTATCTTCGTCCCAATTACGCGAAGGCCGTTGCCGACTCGATCAAGGATTTGGGCGGCGTTCCTTTTTTAACGGACTGCAATACTCTTTATGTAGGACAGCGGAAAAACGCCATAGATCACTTGGAAGCCGCCTATTTGAACGGTTTTAGCCCTTTTTCGACCGGATGTCATGTGATCATTGCCGACGGACTTAAAGGAACCGACGAAGCCTACGTGCCGTTTCCCGAAGGCGAATACGTAAAAGAAGCCAAAGTGGGACGAGCCTTGATGGACGCCGACGTTCTTGTTTCGCTCACGCATTTTAAACTGCATGAACTTACAGGTATCGGAGGCGCAATTAAAAACATAGGAATGGGAGGCGGAAGCCGCGCCGGTAAGATGGAACAGCATAACGCCGGCAAACCTCTTGTAAACGAAGAACTTTGCATAGGCTGCGGGCAGTGCGCAAAAGGCTGCGCTCACGGAGCGATAACTTTTTTCGATTCCGCAGGAGTTGAAGGCAAGGCGGGACGGGGAATGGTAGCGCGCATAAACCATGTGCTTTGCGCCGGTTGCGGACGCTGCATAGGCAATTGCAATCAGGATGCGATATATCCTTCCGAGGATAATTCCATGGAAACGCTCAGCTGTAAAATGGCCGAATACGCGGCTGCGATCGTAAAGAACAGGCCTCAATTTCATATTTCGCTCATAGTCGACGTATCGCCGTACTGTGATTGCCACAGCCAAAATGACGCGCCCGTGATTGCGGACGTGGGAATGTTCGCTTCGTTCGACGCCGTTGCGCTTGACCAAGCCTGCTGCGACGCGATGCTGAGACAGCCGCCGCTTCCCAATACAGTAATGGACAATATAAAGATCATAAATCATGACGTCTCGCGCTCGTTTCATCCTACTACGGATTGGCGCGTCCAACTGCTCCATGCCGAAAAAATAGGCATGGGTACAAGAGAATACGATTTGATAAAAGTGTAA
- a CDS encoding RNA recognition motif domain-containing protein — MSKKIYVGNLNYATTEDTLSNLFAQYGEVVSATVIKDRNTQQSKGFGFIEMADENAADAAIATLNGKEVDGRRVRVNVAEEKPRKPRFNHDDGGHF, encoded by the coding sequence ATGTCCAAAAAAATTTATGTTGGTAATCTGAATTACGCAACAACAGAAGACACGCTGAGCAATCTTTTTGCTCAGTACGGAGAAGTAGTTTCCGCTACTGTTATCAAAGACCGCAACACACAGCAGTCAAAGGGCTTCGGCTTTATTGAAATGGCCGATGAAAACGCCGCAGACGCTGCGATTGCAACGCTCAACGGCAAGGAAGTTGACGGGCGCCGCGTACGCGTAAACGTTGCGGAAGAAAAACCGCGCAAGCCGCGTTTTAATCACGACGACGGCGGACATTTCTGA